In Uranotaenia lowii strain MFRU-FL chromosome 2, ASM2978415v1, whole genome shotgun sequence, one genomic interval encodes:
- the LOC129743339 gene encoding C-type lectin BfL-1-like, whose protein sequence is MFLRVSIVLASLLGAAFSDTIESSETFYPQVKVANRYVVRSDPVDFFQAWQRCRESGLRLATVKSKLDSVKLAEAIETSQSKPKGPWWIAATDLGNSPFKYTWISTNQVLGGYTNFAPKQPDNANGQENCIEVGRFGAVTWNDWHCTGRIPYICERYSGDEC, encoded by the coding sequence ATGTTCCTAAGAGTGTCAATAGTGCTAGCAAGCCTATTAGGTGCAGCTTTCAGTGATACGATAGAATCCAGTGAAACATTTTATCCACAAGTAAAAGTTGCTAATCGATACGTGGTGCGATCGGATccggttgatttttttcaagcatgGCAAAGATGCCGTGAATCGGGACTTCGATTGGCCACCGTAAAATCCAAACTTGATAGCGTGAAACTGGCCGAAGCTATTGAAACGTCCCAAAGTAAACCGAAAGGACCATGGTGGATTGCTGCAACCGATCTAGGAAATTCACCTTTCAAATATACATGGATTTCGACAAACCAAGTTCTTGGAGGCTACACCAACTTTGCTCCAAAGCAACCGGACAACGCTAACGGACAGGAGAACTGTATTGAAGTAGGGCGATTTGGAGCCGTGACCTGGAATGATTGGCATTGCACTGGAAGAATACCTTACATTTGTGAACGATATTCCGGTGATGAGTGCTAG